The DNA sequence attaatcccatattcccaccttccctcaattctcctaccatctacctacattaggggcaatttacaatggccaacttacctatcaacctgcaagtctttggcttcttGTGGAGTCCGAGGGTATGACTAAGATACTGAATGAATATTTTGCATTAGACTTCAgaaaagaggatgctgccaatgtcatagTAAAGGAAAGGCTagtagacaggttggataggatAAAAGTAAaaaggaggtacttaaaaggttgactgtgctcaaagtagaaaagtcatccGGTCTGAATGGAATGCATCCTAGATTGCTGAGAGAATTGGGGTGAAATAGCAgaagctctggccacaatcttccaatcctccttaggtgggggagtggtgccagaggactggacaattacaaatgttacacccatgttcaaaaaaagGGAGAGGAATACATGAGGTAACCACAGGTCAGACAGCCTAATGTCTTAGAAACaacaatctgggacaaaattaattgtcacttggaaaaataTCAGTTATTCtatgacagccagcatggatttattaaaggcaaattgtgtttgactaacttgattgcattctttgatgaagtaacagagagcgttgatgagggtagtgcagtcaaTGTTTTGCATATGCATTCTCAAAtgatgtttgataaagtaccacatagtacacttgttagcaaaattgaagcccatgggattaaagggacactggcaatggatacaaaattggttaagaGGCAAAAAGCAGCGAggcgtggtgaacagttgttttttagaCTGATGGGAAGTATACTGGAGTGTCTCCCAGgcatcagtattaggaccactgctctttttgatgtatattgaTGGCCTGGACTTGTGTATgcagggcataattttaaagtctGCAGATGATGCACAACTCAGAAATGTGGTAAACAGTGATGAGGATAGTAGTTGACCTCTGGAGGACATAGGCAGATTCGTGAAAAGGCCAGatacatggtagatgaaatttaatgcagagaagtgtgaagtgatgcattttgcaaggaagaatgaggagggacaTACAAACTAAATTATACAATTGTAAAAGGGGTTCAGGAACAATGAGACTTGGAAGTTTATGTccagaaatctttgaaggtggcatgacaagttgataaggctgtttaaaaaaagcatacaggatccttcgTTTtgtaaatagagtacaaaagcaaaggagTTATACTAAACTTTCATAGATCTCTAATTTGGGCTCAGCTGGAGGATAGTGTCAATTCTAGgcatcatactttaggaaagatgtcaagggcttggagagggtgcagagcagaattacaagaatggtaccaggaatgaggaacttctacATAAGCACAGTCAAAACTGACAATCAGTCAATTACAACCAGAACTAACTGTAACTTCTACATAATTGCATTCAGAATGTGGTACTGTAAAGAGCCTATAGGCAACTGAAGAGTTTACATTTTCTCCAGTGGTATGTGTATAAGTCATATCCTATGAGCTAAAAATATTTTAAGAGCGTGACTGCAAAAACACGATATTCACAGATATATTACCCAAAATATTCATCACAAAACGGGTGCGACTTTCGATCTGATAGACCATGCCAGAAATTCAATTTCTAGATGCGTTATAATCTGACAGGTGATATTTCTTTTTAAACACAAATCCTGCAGCAACATTTCAGAAGTAAATTCAAAATCAAGCGCGGTTGAACTTTTTTGCTTAGAATAGTATAAATTAAGCTATGTCGGGTACCATGGATGGACCTTTGATTATACTTTTTAACACATTCAAAACtgctgaggtttttttttaaaaaaaacgttTACGTTAACTGAAATGTGAGACGGCATTCAAATTGTTAAAATATAAAACGGAGAATTATAAATAAAAGTATACAATCTTGCATGATTGATTGGCGTTGCAGTTTCTCAATGGGTCATCTTACATctgtctggaaacagtcccaatcgtcAAATGCAAACATTTTCTATTAATTGTGAATTACATTCAGATTCGTGATCAGGCAGAAAGTTGCACCAGTTatccatttcatttttttttaagagTTTACTTGCTATCTCTCTCCTCGCTTACCACCAGAGGGATGGAGCAGACCAGGAAGACTATGGTCATGAGGACTAACAACCAGAACATTTGCATCTCGGCGGCGGACGCTGCCAGGGTGGGGAAGCGACGACCCCTGGAGCTCCCAGTGGCAGCAGCATCGCCCCTCCCTATGGCCCTCTTCCTCATGCTGATGAGGGTGGCACAGACGGACAGGTTGCACAGGACGGTCACCAGGATCAGGAAAGCGCTGATGCTCCCGTAGATGTAGGTGTAGGAGGCGGACACTGTGCTGTTGGCTCTCCAATCCAGAAAGCACCAGGTCCCGGGGAAATGCCGAACGTTGCTGCCCAACCCGAAGAAGGGCAAGATGCAGAATACCAGGTTAAGCAAGTAGGCGCCCATCAAGGCCAGTCTGGCCAGAGCCTTGTCGATGTATTGGCTGTAGAAGAAAGCGTGGTTGATGGCCAGGTAGCGCTCGATGGACATGGTGCACAGGATGGTCATGCCAACCGAGCCGAAGAAGAGCATGGAGAAGGAGAAGAAGTGGCAGAGCGGTTGTCCGCCGGGCCACTGCTGGGTCAGGTAGGTGACTATCACCACCGGGCTGGTGCAACAGGTCCCCAGCAAGTCAGTCACTGCCAGCCCGCAcaccagagtgtagaatgtggtttCTTTCTGCTCTTTCTTAGAGACGCACAGTACCACGATGGCAATGAGGTTGCCCACCACCCCGATGGCGAACATACTGGCCGAAGTGACCACATGGCTGGACTTGATGTTCAAAGAAACGGCCGAATCGTTATTAGTTGAGGTGTCGTTAACTTCCCCCCAGCTCGATTCGTTCAGAAACTCGGCCATCATCACGGTCAGCATCCTCCCGAGCAAGATTTTACTCACACCACCTCATCAGGAAGAGCACAAGTTGCGAGCGGTCACTGGTCTGAAAGCTGCAAGCGACCTGAGCGCATACACTGAAGGGTGAACCTTTGGTTCCACTCGCCTTCCTATCTCTTTCTGCTACAACGCTCTCTTGCTCTGCTGCGCTGATGTTCTGACTCTCTCACAACGCGCCCTCTTTTTTAAATCCGAAGCTGCGTCCTGCAGGTGACACAAGTGGAGATCACAGACGTCACAGTCTCGATTAAACCGTGGATGTTACAACTGCAAAATAAAAGCGTTAACGGATGGGGTCTAGTGGGAGCCTTCTCCAATTGGAAAGATTGCATTTTCATTTTCCAATAAGGAGTATTTCTTTATCCAgaaagtgattagaatgtggaacatgTACTACAaggagtagctgaggcaaatagATTTAAAGGGAGGCTAGgaaagtacatgaaggagaaaagatagagttagataaagaggggtgggaggaggccgcACTGATCACCAGCAAGGATCACTTTGGCTAAATGACTTGTTTTTGTGCTAAAATTCTATATAATTTATGATTTCATATTTATAAATttcattcttgcgtctgtcctgctgaatgcaagacaaaaagcttggacagcatgtctcttttttcagcaacacAAGTTCCGTACTACCAAGTCACTATGTATAAATAACTGTCTACATTTTATGTCAGCTAATATGTAAAATTGTATTTTAAATACTGCTTGCTTAACGTGAATGACTTTAGATACTGAATGTTGATCGCTTTCTCAATGTGCTTGTAAAGTCCATCAGGTATTATATTGAAACTCACATTTCTTTTTACTCTGCCTTCTTTCTTTGGTTGCAGAACTGACTCCTTTCACCCTTTCAGCTACTGAGGGAAGCTCTAGGTGAGTCAGAGCTTGGATGAAAGAAAGCATCCTGTTCCCAGGTTGTGTCTAAAGGGCAGTACTGGGAGAGGAGAGCAGTGCCTTTGAGCTGACGTTAATGTGCCAAGCTCAGATTTAGAGATATTAGATTCATAACATGTCACAGTACATGTTCCTATTAGCAATTGAGAGTACAGTAAACATTACATTGTTTCTTTCCCATTCTTAGTCTTTTATGACATATACTTTCTAATTTTTCTGATTCTGTCTGTGAACTTTGTTTTAATGTTTCTTTCCCTTTATCCTTTTTTAAAATCTGCTTTTCCGAAGCACTTGACCCCAGGGATTTGTGACATCACTGTAATGCAAGAAGAGACATGCATCAGCTTGTGCAAATTGCATCAAAATGCTACATGCACATTACTTTGTGATCATTTATATGTAATACTTTTCAATAGAAAATTTTTGCTAGCAGTAATCAGGAAATGCATCTCTGCAAACAACTTCCTTGCTAACTGAGGAAGCCAACTGTTGACTGAGGGCTTCCCTAGGAGGCTAGGGGCAACTTAAGAGTTGTTATTCGATGGAGGTTGTGATTGAATCACCAGTACCTGACTGGAAACAGCTTTCAGGAAGACAACAAGCCATAATTTGCTATCAAAGTAACAGTGACGCTAACGGTGCTCaccattatttatgtgcaaatacTACAGCAATTTCAGACAGGCAGATGCCCTTGGAAATAAcaaaagttgctgtccaagttgcaCTGCTCCACCATTAGTTGTGTGTAAACAGCATCTTCCTTAAGGTTCACCATTGAAGTACATAAAATGGCCTGAAGTTGCTGTATTAGCTTGATAGATATGGACTAAACTCATCACCAAAAGTTAAGTCTTGCCCATTCCAGCCTAAGTGCCCTTTTAATGACCTAATAAGTGCTGAAGTGTTAATTACTGTCAACAACCTCTCTAGCACTGAAAAATAACTATTACAAGCATGTAATCTTTTTCCTTCGGGTTTGAATTGGTGGAGATATTAAAAATGTAATttctttttacttttcctttctgtctcttttttctctcactTAATCTaatctttccttctctttatttttctttctgtacctgatttagcACTGAATTCATCTACTCAAATTTACACTTCTTTCTTAGTCCGTGCATTGTGAATttaacaatccttcaatctgattggttaaggagatacacagttcacTCAGGTCACAGATGCCTGGTTTCACTCACTGTGACATAATCAGATCACATTTTCAGCAACATACTGCACAAAAAATGTTAAATCTAAACATGTAAGGGCAAATCTAACTAATAGCAAATGCCATTAGATGACCTGCTACAGCAACCTAGGCTCAATATTCCTCAAATGCCTTTGCCAGAAGATTGGGAGTATTAAAAGAGCTATTTTCATATTAACATAGATCCTTGTACTAGATTTGTCTTAAAACTAAAAGAACTATTCTGACACAGACAAGCAAAACAGACTCGAAAGCGTTTGGTCCAATTAGCAGTTATAGCTATGGTTTACATAAGGTAAAGGTTATCAGTCACAGTGACCCCGCAACTGTACTTGAGCTATCAGTGGCAGAGTAAGTTTCTGGGACATCCAGGATCCCCTTCCTTTTACAATTTTCTCTACGGCAAACATTGCAGATTGGACTGACAGTGCTTCTCTGGTCACTCTGAGCTAGAAATTTCACTCTTCACGTTCTGCGAAGAAGAACAGAATCATCCACACAACAAAGTAGTAGATTTTCTTGTAATGTCAAGAGAGTACTATTGCTATCAGTCATGGACATTCTGGGGTTGAAATTGGAAATGGGGCGCTATGCAAAACAGACAGAATTGCATTTACCCACCATTTTATGACATGCCTGATATTCAGTTCTATTGAAATGAATGGAATGGAGCATCAGGCACAGCGTATAACAGGTGAACAATGCAATACTGTCTGTTTTGTGTCCCTGTCCATATCCAATTTCAGCCCCAATAAGTTGCACAAAGATGTTCCAGTTTCCTAGGGTAGTTACTAGGCCCATGTTTATTAACTCTCCTTCCGTTGGTCTCACTTTTATAAACCACACTCTTGAACTTTACTTTTTCTTCCCTTCCCAGCTATGCTCTTATGTTCTTTACTGTTATTGTCAGTGCAAATCTGAAATCTCTACATTCCTTCCAAGCTGCAAAGATGCCATAGATCATACACTTCTGCTTTTCTAAATTCCAACAATGTTGAAATTGGAGCTTATTTCACAGTCTCTAACTCATTCTTTTTCAGAATCTCAAAGGTATGGAGTCCCTTCATCCTTCATTCCTCCTACAATCTGCAGTATGTTGACATCTAAACTTGGCCCCACCTGATCACTACTACTTGATTGATCTCACTTTTACTCTTTTCAGCCAGCACCATGTGCTTTGACCTTTTATATTGACTTCTCATTTAAGACAAATGTGCTGTTTTAAAAATTAGCAAATGAATAGGTGAACCTTCATAATAAAATATTTTGCTGCTTGAAGAATCCGtcacctttaattttttttctttttaagtttTCTTTCATTTGCCTAAAAGTTGACAAATTATTTATAATGTCTTAGTAAAACTGGCAACAGTCTTTTAGTCATATCCAGCCTCAGAAGTCAACTCTTTAGAGATTGCTGTTTGTACTCTAGCTTTTCATGACTCTCCTCCTTTTCATTTACCTTCTTTCCTTCCTTTAGTTCATCTCTGTCTGTCTTTCGCTCCTTTACTTTGCAAACTTCTGCACTCTCTCAATACCTTTCTCCCCTTCTCTATTCTAAATCTTTCCAAATGCtgttaagtctctctgtctctctctctgctgtctatcCCAATTTCTCCTATTATTCTTTTCTTCCTCTTAGAAGTaatttctttctctgtcttccaaCCATCTCTGGGTTTGATTCAACTATTTATTTCATTTCCATGGTCGGAACAATGTTATTCCTTCATCTGCTTTGTTCTAATTCTTCAACATTTGTCTTTTGCCATCTCGCAGATGTTATTTAAAAGGAGGGAATTCTGAGCAACTTCTTCAgagttacaaagtatttacagcatagaaacgggcCATTGGCCCAACAgttccatgctggtgtttttgttCCACATGGGCCTTATCTAACcctgtcaacatatccttctattcctttctgcctcatgtgcttatctaccttgcccttaaatgcatctatgcttttcATCTCAAATACTTCTTGCAGTAGTGAGTTCCccattcatagaatggttacagcatagtaggaggccattcagcccgttgtgtccgtgccggctttctgtaagagcaactcagttagtcccactaccccgccttttccccatagccctgaattttTTTTCTACTCAGatgattattcaattccctttaaaAAGCCATGATTTAATCTGCCAccatcaccctctcaggcagtgcatttcagatcttcAAATGCTGCGTAAaatggtttttcctcatgtcgcctcttttgccaatcatcttaaattggtgtcctctggttttcaaccCTTCAGCCGATGCAACAGTTTCTCctggtctactctgtccagatccctcatgattttaaatgcctttatcaaatctcctctcaaccttctctaaggacagCCCCAGCTTCATAAATCTATGCAtgcaactgaagtctctcatctatggaatcattcttgtaaatcttttctgcatcctctccaatgccttcatatcattcctaaagtgtggtgcccagatttgaacacattactccagttgaggccaaaccaatgttttataagcgttcaccataacttcattgcttttgtactctatgcctctatttataaagcccaggatcccctataccttattaactgctttctcaacctgctctgccaccttcaaagatttatgcacatataaccccaggttcctctgctcctgaacTCCCTTTTGaattttatcctttattttatgttgcctttcatcattattcctaccaaaatgtatcacgtcacacttctctgcattaaatgtcatctgccacgtgcccacccattccaccagcctacctatgtccttttgaagtctgtcactatccttctcacagttcacaatacttccaggttttgtgtcatccacaaattttgcaaCTGTGAcctgcacatccaagtctaggtccttaatatagatcaagaaaagtaagcatcctaataccaaccccttccTTGAACTCCACCTTCCTCGAGTCCGAAAAACAGCCGTTCACCataactctgtttcctgtcactcagccaacttcatatcattgctggcactgtcctttttatttcatgagcttcaactttgctgacaagcctgttatgtgacactttatcaaatgccttttggaagtccatgtacaccatatcaactgcatttgcctcatcaacctctctgttacctcacc is a window from the Heterodontus francisci isolate sHetFra1 chromosome 8, sHetFra1.hap1, whole genome shotgun sequence genome containing:
- the ptger4c gene encoding prostaglandin E receptor 4 (subtype EP4) c, with translation MLTVMMAEFLNESSWGEVNDTSTNNDSAVSLNIKSSHVVTSASMFAIGVVGNLIAIVVLCVSKKEQKETTFYTLVCGLAVTDLLGTCCTSPVVIVTYLTQQWPGGQPLCHFFSFSMLFFGSVGMTILCTMSIERYLAINHAFFYSQYIDKALARLALMGAYLLNLVFCILPFFGLGSNVRHFPGTWCFLDWRANSTVSASYTYIYGSISAFLILVTVLCNLSVCATLISMRKRAIGRGDAAATGSSRGRRFPTLAASAAEMQMFWLLVLMTIVFLVCSIPLVIRIFVNQLYGPAQIQAGEKLDYRGDLLAIRFASFNPILDPWVYILCRKKLLTMGCERLKRTVGAAMDGQARRVGWATGQQTPLSYANSSATSYASLQVKDESNVLHREAGQRAGAMTHSFTDFTNQQAWEAAAHPFSILHENHTGLTKIHSETPPQTKAILCTMLHETTIPDVSAQNNTADAAIKPKRQMSNVIYEFQCQCDDSYVGRTSQQLVDRIKQHIPLAVRNRQSTDCIQPARTWKTQNTMSNIICDSVIG